Proteins co-encoded in one Pyxidicoccus xibeiensis genomic window:
- a CDS encoding CBS domain-containing protein produces MMMRKVKDVMTKDVEVIDPNASLKDAAEKMRTLNVGAMPVCGGDKLSGIITDRDIVVRAVALGMDPNTCTVAQAMTDEVEYVYEDDAIDTVAQKMKDEQIRRILVVNEDKRLMGIISLGDIAEALSSREAGQTLEAISEPTQEPSGPVTH; encoded by the coding sequence ATGATGATGAGGAAGGTCAAGGACGTGATGACGAAGGACGTGGAGGTCATCGACCCCAACGCCTCGCTGAAGGACGCCGCGGAGAAGATGCGGACGCTGAACGTGGGCGCGATGCCGGTGTGTGGCGGCGACAAGCTCTCGGGCATCATCACCGACCGCGACATCGTGGTGCGCGCGGTGGCCCTGGGCATGGACCCGAATACCTGCACGGTGGCGCAGGCGATGACGGACGAGGTGGAGTACGTCTACGAGGACGACGCCATCGACACGGTCGCCCAGAAGATGAAGGACGAGCAGATCCGCCGCATCCTCGTGGTGAACGAGGACAAGCGGCTGATGGGCATCATCTCGCTGGGGGACATCGCGGAGGCGCTGAGCAGCCGCGAGGCCGGCCAGACGCTGGAGGCCATCTCCGAGCCCACGCAGGAGCCGTCAGGGCCCGTCACCCACTGA
- a CDS encoding MXAN_5453 family MXYO-CTERM-anchored protein has product MRPFPRLGGVLGALALAAPAWAELPDYTPQLQARTNLRGNASGAYNVEPGNLLAGSLQVPLTLDRQVAFRLSITPEGRSAVWWGGDGMGRRLYLLPDLGEDARTGDPGLNSRGDIAFAVTGAIRAADNGVYLLNAATPDPVRVIREPTGASDWSSLWLNEVGQLGARVTFSGVGKAYALLTPQGAGYVATLVAKEKGVDAESPFEFLYSPTLNDLGEIAGVGDTRAPGTGFQELRVFSADGTSRVIARTRDLDAASPIYRFASVQPALNNHGQVAFLATVRDASERNIVTVFLWTGRELRIVAQGGQGGIRDVEFFPADLSDGGLVVFRAFDSNGLRAVWVGDGVELKRVVSEHDILPSDLGPARVDQETPSNPVFAGGPLINARGDITFAAGLAPPDNDQVEWGTAIYVAQSSLPPPGGSDGGTDGGTDGGPGEDGGADGGRGEDGGVDGGPGEDGGVDGGPGEDGGTDAGPGEDGGTDGGPGEDGGTDGGPGEDGGADGGPGEDGGADGGPGEDGGTDGGPGEDGGTDAGAGEDAGADAGSGGDGGTDAGAGEDAGADAGTQEPDAGPVTDAGTGQPPDAGNGNPGEDNGGCGCQSTQASAFMPWLLLGLARFASARRRGSRRD; this is encoded by the coding sequence GTGCGACCCTTTCCGAGGCTCGGGGGCGTGCTGGGAGCGCTCGCCCTGGCAGCGCCGGCCTGGGCGGAGCTGCCGGACTACACGCCGCAGCTCCAGGCGCGCACCAACCTGCGGGGCAATGCGTCCGGGGCCTACAACGTGGAGCCGGGCAACCTGCTCGCGGGGAGCCTCCAGGTGCCGCTGACGCTGGACCGGCAGGTGGCCTTCCGGCTGTCGATTACGCCCGAGGGACGCTCCGCCGTGTGGTGGGGCGGGGACGGCATGGGGCGGCGCCTCTACCTGCTGCCCGACCTGGGCGAGGACGCGCGCACGGGAGACCCGGGGCTCAACTCGCGGGGAGACATCGCATTCGCCGTGACGGGGGCAATCAGGGCGGCCGACAACGGGGTGTATCTGCTGAACGCCGCGACGCCGGACCCGGTGCGCGTCATCCGCGAGCCCACGGGTGCGTCGGACTGGTCGAGCCTGTGGCTCAACGAGGTGGGCCAGCTGGGGGCGCGGGTGACGTTCAGTGGCGTGGGCAAGGCGTATGCGCTGCTGACGCCGCAGGGGGCTGGCTACGTGGCGACCCTGGTGGCGAAGGAGAAGGGCGTCGACGCGGAGAGCCCCTTCGAGTTCCTCTACTCCCCGACGCTCAATGACCTGGGAGAGATTGCCGGCGTGGGGGACACGCGGGCGCCCGGGACGGGGTTCCAGGAGCTGCGGGTGTTCAGCGCGGATGGCACGTCGCGGGTCATCGCGCGGACGCGGGACCTGGATGCGGCGTCGCCCATCTACCGCTTCGCGTCGGTGCAGCCGGCGCTCAACAACCACGGGCAGGTGGCGTTCCTGGCCACGGTGAGGGACGCGAGCGAGCGGAACATCGTCACGGTGTTCCTGTGGACGGGCCGGGAGCTCCGGATCGTGGCGCAGGGCGGCCAGGGCGGCATCCGGGATGTGGAGTTCTTCCCGGCGGACCTGAGTGACGGCGGGCTGGTGGTCTTCCGCGCGTTCGACAGCAATGGCCTGCGCGCGGTGTGGGTGGGCGACGGGGTGGAGCTGAAGCGCGTGGTGAGCGAGCACGACATCCTCCCGTCCGACCTGGGGCCGGCGCGAGTCGACCAGGAGACGCCGAGCAACCCGGTGTTCGCGGGTGGGCCGCTCATCAACGCGCGGGGGGACATCACCTTTGCCGCGGGCCTGGCGCCGCCGGACAACGACCAGGTGGAGTGGGGCACGGCCATCTATGTGGCGCAGTCGTCGCTGCCTCCGCCGGGTGGGTCGGATGGCGGGACGGACGGTGGCACCGACGGTGGTCCTGGCGAGGACGGTGGTGCGGATGGTGGCCGGGGTGAGGACGGCGGAGTGGATGGTGGCCCGGGTGAGGACGGTGGAGTGGATGGTGGCCCGGGTGAGGACGGTGGCACCGACGCTGGTCCTGGCGAGGACGGTGGCACCGACGGTGGTCCTGGCGAGGACGGGGGCACCGACGGTGGCCCTGGCGAGGACGGTGGTGCGGACGGAGGCCCTGGCGAGGACGGTGGTGCGGACGGAGGTCCTGGCGAGGACGGGGGCACCGATGGTGGCCCTGGCGAGGACGGTGGCACGGATGCGGGCGCGGGTGAGGATGCGGGCGCGGACGCGGGCTCTGGTGGGGATGGGGGCACGGATGCGGGCGCGGGTGAGGATGCAGGCGCGGACGCGGGAACGCAGGAGCCGGATGCCGGCCCGGTGACGGATGCAGGCACCGGTCAGCCTCCGGATGCGGGCAATGGCAACCCTGGAGAGGACAACGGCGGCTGCGGCTGTCAGTCCACGCAGGCCTCGGCGTTCATGCCATGGCTGCTGCTGGGACTGGCGCGGTTCGCCTCGGCTCGCCGCCGTGGCTCGCGGCGGGACTGA
- a CDS encoding HEAT repeat domain-containing protein, whose product MSHRLKSLLLLLAVLAGAGLWRVADRRMGAFPTEPQVTLVTSEPRIPKEVRQGVKGKDRVLIPGWRYRYLFDLDTRAIGGVAGEPDVLHTGWSGTLDLTYAGAEGGQQLFQGRVVLTRVEMERGGTQVLGPDAQQLLRVMLERPVYVAQDTRGRVLAVHFPPTVDTTGRRFVRALLAATQFVAEDGSTWSTEESDTTGDFESEYRAGGSTNTYVKTKRRYLRSAAPGTPPRLKGHLAFTLFEDGHVKEAAGSDVMEVSGTGRLETRVALTGVGVDRQPLSLGDFQAVRSTLKTERLAVAEPAEASTPAGDRQLVGGATSAELLRLLARATQPHARDATRARLAALFRLEPAELERATRMVRQGTASPELAGQLLEALGSAGTPESQRALVSVLEEARVRAELRTQAARVASRVQTPTLALAAALELALDGARDEEVKNAAALAVGAVVKGLEPMEPARSRELLEGVLKRCQARSVDPVVCLKTLANAGSPRGLAYAKSSLLHPSTKVRDAAMDALRTIPGAEADALLDEVLLGDPSPRVRTQAVAAMSHRVAGPHMKALSTALRLDSSAQVRMEVVRLLGGLKTVDELAVALLRDVAENDVSEEVRRLAASMLAG is encoded by the coding sequence GTGAGCCATCGCCTGAAGAGCCTGCTGCTGCTGCTCGCCGTGCTGGCGGGAGCGGGCCTGTGGCGGGTGGCCGACCGGCGAATGGGCGCGTTCCCCACGGAACCGCAGGTCACCCTGGTCACCTCCGAACCCCGGATTCCCAAGGAGGTCCGCCAGGGGGTGAAGGGGAAGGACCGGGTCCTCATCCCCGGCTGGCGATACCGGTATCTGTTCGACCTGGACACGCGGGCCATCGGCGGCGTCGCGGGCGAGCCCGACGTCCTGCACACCGGGTGGAGCGGCACGCTGGACCTCACGTACGCGGGCGCGGAGGGCGGACAGCAGCTGTTCCAGGGCCGGGTGGTGCTCACGCGGGTGGAGATGGAGCGGGGAGGGACGCAGGTGCTCGGTCCCGATGCCCAGCAACTGCTGCGCGTCATGCTCGAGCGGCCCGTGTACGTGGCGCAGGACACGCGAGGCCGGGTGCTGGCGGTGCACTTCCCTCCGACGGTGGACACGACGGGACGGCGCTTCGTGCGCGCGCTGCTCGCGGCGACCCAGTTCGTGGCGGAGGACGGCTCCACCTGGAGCACCGAGGAGTCGGACACCACCGGCGACTTCGAGTCGGAGTACCGCGCGGGAGGCAGCACCAACACGTACGTGAAGACGAAGCGGCGCTACCTGCGCTCGGCGGCTCCCGGCACTCCGCCGCGGCTGAAGGGACACCTGGCCTTCACGCTCTTCGAGGACGGCCACGTGAAGGAGGCGGCGGGCTCGGACGTGATGGAGGTGAGCGGGACGGGACGCCTCGAGACGCGGGTGGCGCTGACGGGCGTGGGCGTGGACCGCCAGCCCCTGTCGCTGGGGGACTTCCAGGCGGTGCGCTCGACGCTGAAGACGGAGCGGCTGGCAGTGGCGGAGCCGGCCGAGGCGAGCACGCCAGCCGGGGACAGACAGCTCGTGGGAGGCGCGACGTCCGCTGAGCTGCTGCGGCTGCTCGCGCGGGCGACACAGCCGCACGCGAGGGACGCGACACGCGCGCGGCTGGCGGCGCTGTTCCGGCTGGAGCCCGCCGAGCTGGAGCGCGCGACGCGCATGGTGCGGCAGGGCACGGCGAGTCCGGAGCTGGCGGGCCAGCTGCTGGAGGCGCTCGGGAGCGCGGGCACGCCGGAGTCACAGCGGGCGCTGGTGTCGGTGCTGGAGGAAGCACGCGTGCGCGCGGAGCTGCGGACGCAGGCGGCCCGGGTGGCGAGCCGCGTGCAGACGCCCACGCTCGCGCTGGCCGCGGCGCTGGAGCTGGCGCTGGACGGGGCTCGGGACGAGGAGGTGAAGAACGCCGCGGCGCTGGCGGTGGGCGCGGTGGTGAAGGGGCTGGAGCCCATGGAGCCCGCTCGCAGCCGTGAGCTGCTGGAGGGCGTGTTGAAGCGCTGCCAGGCCCGGAGCGTGGACCCCGTGGTGTGTCTGAAGACGCTGGCCAACGCCGGCTCTCCCCGGGGACTGGCGTATGCGAAGTCCTCGCTCCTGCATCCTTCGACGAAGGTCCGTGACGCCGCCATGGATGCGCTCCGGACGATTCCGGGAGCGGAGGCCGATGCGCTGCTGGATGAGGTGCTGCTGGGCGACCCGAGCCCGCGGGTCCGGACCCAGGCCGTGGCGGCGATGTCCCACCGCGTGGCCGGCCCGCACATGAAGGCCCTGTCGACGGCGCTGCGTCTGGACTCGAGCGCACAGGTGCGAATGGAAGTCGTGCGGCTGCTGGGAGGATTGAAGACCGTGGACGAGCTGGCCGTGGCGCTGCTGCGCGACGTGGCCGAGAACGATGTCTCCGAGGAGGTCCGGCGCCTCGCGGCCTCGATGCTGGCGGGGTAG
- the dnaA gene encoding chromosomal replication initiator protein DnaA, translating to MNALAQASSPLPSAGIIWARMLEAIRSEKFDYALRWLERMRPLEVRDGTLVMGVPDRFFRDWVDDHYRPMLDAHLSRQGDGLVTVAYEVVEGLEPDPSLPPTPTVKASSARPARLNGRFIFDTFVVADSNQLPAAAAQAVADKPGRHYNPLYIYGGTGLGKTHLLQAVGNHIWEKDPSQRVVFLSSEQFTNEYVESVREHRMSEFRRKFREECDVLLIDDIQFLGKREETQKEFFYTFNTLYELNKAIVLTSDTVPAEIPGLEERLRSRFTMGLMTDIREPTYETRVAILQKKAVAEGLDLPDSVAHFIAKHIQKNVRELEGALVKLSAVHSLTRQQVTEEFASEVLRDILPAQRAVDIEAIQREVARFYKVTVEGLKEDRRHKALAHARQVAMYLSRKLTKSSFPEIGARFGKDHSTVISAVRKVEGLRASDSTVQRELAELELKLGAN from the coding sequence GTGAACGCCCTCGCCCAAGCCTCTTCTCCACTCCCAAGTGCTGGAATTATCTGGGCCCGGATGCTGGAGGCGATCCGCTCCGAGAAGTTCGACTACGCGCTCCGGTGGCTCGAGCGGATGCGCCCCCTGGAGGTCCGCGACGGCACCCTCGTGATGGGCGTGCCGGATCGCTTCTTCCGCGACTGGGTGGATGATCACTACCGCCCCATGCTGGATGCCCACCTCTCCCGGCAGGGTGACGGCCTCGTCACCGTGGCCTATGAGGTCGTCGAGGGCCTGGAGCCCGACCCGAGCCTCCCACCCACACCGACAGTCAAGGCGAGCTCGGCCCGCCCGGCCCGGCTGAACGGGCGCTTCATCTTCGACACCTTCGTCGTCGCGGACAGCAACCAGCTCCCGGCCGCCGCCGCCCAGGCCGTGGCCGACAAGCCGGGCCGCCACTACAACCCGCTCTACATCTATGGCGGCACCGGCCTGGGCAAGACGCACCTGCTGCAGGCCGTGGGCAACCACATCTGGGAGAAGGACCCGTCCCAGCGCGTGGTGTTCCTCTCCAGCGAGCAGTTCACCAACGAGTACGTCGAAAGCGTGCGCGAGCACCGCATGTCCGAGTTCCGGCGGAAGTTCCGCGAGGAATGCGACGTGCTGCTCATCGACGACATCCAGTTCCTCGGCAAGCGCGAGGAGACGCAGAAGGAGTTCTTCTACACCTTCAACACGCTCTACGAGCTGAACAAGGCCATCGTCCTCACCAGCGACACGGTGCCCGCGGAGATTCCCGGCCTGGAGGAGCGGCTGCGCAGCCGCTTCACCATGGGACTGATGACGGACATCCGCGAGCCCACCTACGAGACGCGCGTCGCCATCCTCCAGAAGAAGGCCGTGGCCGAGGGCCTGGACCTGCCCGACTCGGTGGCGCACTTCATCGCGAAGCACATCCAGAAGAACGTGCGCGAGCTGGAAGGCGCGCTGGTGAAGCTGTCGGCGGTGCACAGCCTGACGCGCCAGCAGGTGACGGAGGAGTTCGCCTCGGAGGTGCTGCGCGACATCCTCCCCGCCCAGCGCGCGGTGGACATCGAGGCCATCCAGCGCGAGGTGGCCCGCTTCTACAAAGTCACGGTGGAGGGCCTGAAGGAGGACCGCCGTCACAAGGCCCTCGCCCACGCGCGCCAGGTGGCCATGTACCTGAGCCGCAAGCTGACCAAGAGCTCCTTCCCGGAGATTGGCGCGCGCTTCGGCAAGGACCACTCCACCGTCATCTCCGCGGTGCGCAAGGTGGAGGGGCTCCGCGCGTCGGACTCCACCGTGCAGCGCGAGCTGGCCGAGCTGGAGCTGAAGCTCGGCGCGAACTGA
- a CDS encoding imm11 family protein: MPARFFELAENVRSGYWYLDDPLDERGQEMDNPYVFREGHPVRVEGRLTIPIAQPGRPLDFSTMGLSTAPIVHVRMASIFSELAPNDVQLIPVDIQGHPDQYILLVATRLIRCIDDKASREVRYWKPEHGQPERVGEYRSVSGMRIDTSKVGDTQVFRTWGWNLALIVSEDIKTALERAKATGVKFTEV, from the coding sequence ATGCCAGCTCGCTTCTTCGAACTCGCCGAAAACGTTCGATCTGGATACTGGTACCTGGACGACCCCTTGGACGAGCGCGGTCAGGAGATGGACAACCCTTACGTGTTCAGGGAGGGGCACCCTGTTCGTGTCGAAGGTCGTCTGACCATTCCCATTGCGCAACCCGGCAGGCCGTTGGACTTCTCCACCATGGGACTCAGCACAGCTCCCATCGTCCACGTCCGCATGGCGTCCATCTTCTCGGAGCTGGCGCCCAACGACGTGCAGCTCATCCCCGTGGACATCCAGGGTCACCCCGACCAGTACATCCTTCTCGTCGCCACCAGGCTCATTCGCTGTATCGACGACAAGGCCTCCAGGGAGGTGCGTTACTGGAAGCCCGAGCACGGGCAGCCAGAGCGGGTGGGCGAGTACCGCTCGGTCTCGGGGATGCGCATCGACACCTCGAAAGTGGGTGACACCCAGGTGTTCCGCACCTGGGGCTGGAACCTCGCCCTCATCGTCTCCGAGGACATCAAGACGGCCCTGGAGCGCGCGAAGGCCACGGGCGTGAAGTTCACCGAGGTGTAG
- a CDS encoding AHH domain-containing protein, which translates to MTARWALPLGLLLVASGCSATRLVHLETGQDSFVVTPHEEEEAELEEAELDDEEFKAAVVELARDVRPFQHPMREARALFGVPSRSGVYRYEHRSRRLFPEDTDGPHLLESYADDELTRAYGQWCSRKQQPGDCLRLLDEGPLLASDGKYTLALAIAMDSVWEETAEALEDMADPQALMATLSASVAMYLLLWALPEPVSKGLAATLTAVAIAYLGVDTVWRLLDGWLTLVREVDRATSFEQLQAAGEAYGEVLGENAARVFAMLATAAIGNTAGLAAKSARLPGSAQAALAVESQAGFQYAAVGSVRSVAVTAEGFTLALAPNAVVMANRERSQSHHLATDKNSISAARGGPWTPRFEKLFKKAGMELEDPENIVDVPGHKGPHPQEYHALVFKRLNDATISCRTVNACRKLLTDALRELAEEAISEGTDIHRLLTRGKSR; encoded by the coding sequence ATGACAGCGCGCTGGGCCCTACCGCTTGGATTGCTGCTGGTGGCTTCAGGCTGTTCGGCCACCCGCCTCGTCCACCTGGAAACCGGTCAGGACTCCTTCGTCGTCACCCCGCACGAAGAGGAGGAGGCCGAGCTGGAGGAGGCCGAACTCGACGACGAGGAGTTCAAGGCGGCCGTGGTGGAGCTGGCCAGGGACGTGCGGCCCTTCCAGCACCCGATGCGAGAGGCGCGAGCGCTCTTCGGCGTCCCCTCCCGCAGCGGCGTGTACCGGTACGAGCACCGCAGCCGGCGGCTCTTCCCAGAGGACACGGACGGTCCACACCTCCTGGAGTCCTACGCGGACGACGAGCTGACGCGCGCCTACGGCCAGTGGTGCTCGCGGAAGCAACAGCCCGGAGACTGCCTGCGCCTGCTGGACGAGGGGCCCCTGCTGGCCAGCGACGGCAAGTACACGCTGGCCTTGGCCATTGCCATGGACTCGGTCTGGGAGGAGACGGCCGAGGCCCTGGAGGACATGGCGGACCCGCAAGCCCTCATGGCCACCCTCTCAGCCTCGGTGGCCATGTATCTGCTGCTCTGGGCGCTACCCGAGCCGGTGAGCAAGGGCCTGGCCGCCACCCTGACCGCCGTCGCCATTGCCTACCTGGGCGTGGACACGGTGTGGCGCCTGCTGGACGGGTGGCTGACCCTGGTGCGCGAGGTCGACCGGGCCACCTCCTTCGAGCAGTTGCAGGCGGCGGGTGAGGCGTACGGCGAAGTCCTCGGGGAGAACGCGGCGCGCGTCTTCGCGATGCTGGCCACGGCGGCCATCGGCAACACGGCGGGGCTGGCGGCGAAGTCAGCGCGGCTGCCGGGCTCCGCCCAGGCGGCGCTCGCGGTGGAGTCGCAGGCGGGCTTCCAGTACGCCGCCGTGGGCAGCGTGCGGTCGGTAGCGGTGACGGCCGAGGGATTCACCCTCGCGCTCGCGCCCAACGCGGTGGTCATGGCGAACCGCGAGCGGAGCCAGAGCCATCACCTGGCCACGGACAAGAACAGCATCTCCGCTGCGCGGGGCGGGCCCTGGACGCCGAGGTTCGAGAAGCTCTTCAAGAAGGCGGGGATGGAACTGGAGGACCCCGAGAACATCGTGGATGTCCCAGGCCACAAGGGCCCCCACCCGCAGGAGTACCATGCACTGGTTTTCAAACGCCTGAACGACGCGACGATTTCGTGCCGAACCGTGAATGCGTGCCGCAAATTGCTCACCGACGCACTCCGGGAACTGGCCGAGGAAGCAATTTCAGAGGGGACAGACATCCATCGACTGCTGACCCGGGGCAAGTCGCGATAA
- the rpmH gene encoding 50S ribosomal protein L34 → MSKRTYQPSKVRRNRAHGFRKRNATKGGRDVLKRRRAKGRKRLVVSAAKK, encoded by the coding sequence GTGTCCAAGCGCACGTACCAGCCGTCGAAGGTCCGCCGCAATCGCGCCCACGGGTTCCGCAAGCGGAACGCCACGAAGGGCGGCCGTGATGTCCTCAAGCGCCGCCGCGCCAAGGGCCGCAAGCGGCTCGTCGTGTCCGCCGCGAAGAAGTAA
- the rnpA gene encoding ribonuclease P protein component, whose product MRAEGATPGQSGPADQRFPKALRLLQRREFLEVQEGGQKVPSDCLLALIKRNGRSYSRVGLTVSSKVGNAVVRARLRRVLRELFRKRRTQWPPGLDVVLVVRSSAKEASFPELSRAFDGVTRKLQRLPPAAETKPKEPPR is encoded by the coding sequence GTGAGGGCCGAGGGTGCGACGCCGGGCCAGTCAGGCCCGGCAGACCAACGCTTCCCCAAGGCCCTGCGCCTGCTTCAACGGCGCGAATTCCTGGAGGTCCAGGAAGGTGGGCAGAAGGTGCCCTCGGACTGCCTCCTGGCGCTCATCAAGCGCAATGGCCGGTCGTACTCCCGTGTTGGCCTCACCGTGTCGAGCAAGGTGGGCAACGCCGTGGTGCGCGCGCGCTTGAGGCGAGTCTTACGTGAGCTGTTCCGCAAGCGGCGCACGCAATGGCCGCCCGGCCTGGACGTGGTGCTGGTGGTGCGCTCTTCCGCGAAGGAGGCGTCCTTCCCGGAGCTGTCGCGTGCCTTCGACGGTGTCACCCGTAAGCTGCAGCGGCTCCCGCCGGCCGCGGAGACGAAGCCGAAGGAGCCTCCCCGATGA
- the yidD gene encoding membrane protein insertion efficiency factor YidD — protein MSPLAFVISLPIRFYRKFLGPLLPKVCRFHPSCSTYAMEALEKHGGLKGSWLTLWRLLRCQPFHPGGIDPVP, from the coding sequence ATGAGCCCGCTCGCCTTCGTCATCTCCCTGCCCATCCGCTTCTACCGGAAGTTCCTCGGCCCGCTCCTGCCGAAGGTCTGCCGGTTCCATCCCTCGTGCTCCACCTACGCCATGGAGGCGCTGGAGAAGCACGGAGGCCTCAAGGGCTCCTGGCTCACCCTCTGGCGGCTGCTCCGTTGCCAGCCCTTCCACCCCGGCGGCATCGACCCGGTGCCGTGA
- the yidC gene encoding membrane protein insertase YidC → MNDPLSPQSNDSQKRLLAALALSFAATAVYTFFFAPTPPPPGAEGGADAGVVVAGPADAGPAQAALPPDADGGTPAVAAGDAPPPPARQVDLQRPEVHYAFSSGGAGLTSAVLQGSKMREQQELSVQQGFEKLIGKDIPPAPQMNLAQPVPGQPLPLAVSIQGASPLPADTRFTVTEGAEGAAEGLTFTGRQGPWEVVKTLKWPREGFELTYTLQVRNTSGQPQSGDLQVHYGRAIDPNFEHAPSFFGGVGNQSRSACWVGEELQKMVPGDDAPDAEDTRGPVHYFGIDQQYFLSALYPLEGPRQGSCTLTATPTARTVTASFPLTVAAGETVTLRFGGYLGPKDPDLLGVVPGAPLRQAASLGDTAFHPRLEDTIDFGIWAVICKILLAVMKFFHGLTGNWGVAIILLTVVVKMVLLPLTYRSMVSMEEVKKLQPRMEEIRKKHADNREQQNLEIMKLYQEAKVNPLGGCLPLLIQMPVWIALFTALRNSFDIYGEPFIGPIWRDLTYKDPTYLLPLALGVSMVITQKMQPQMMDATQAKIMTWFLPVIFTLTLLQYPAGLSLYIFTNNILSIAQQYGLRKWLDRNKPQTGGGTPAVAAAGGRRK, encoded by the coding sequence ATGAACGATCCGCTCTCGCCCCAGTCGAACGATTCGCAGAAGCGACTGCTGGCCGCCCTGGCCCTCTCGTTCGCGGCCACCGCCGTCTACACCTTCTTCTTCGCCCCCACGCCGCCTCCTCCCGGAGCGGAAGGTGGCGCGGACGCAGGCGTCGTCGTCGCCGGCCCCGCAGACGCCGGCCCCGCCCAGGCCGCCCTCCCGCCCGACGCCGACGGAGGCACCCCCGCGGTCGCCGCCGGAGACGCCCCGCCGCCGCCCGCGCGCCAGGTGGACCTGCAGCGCCCGGAGGTCCACTACGCCTTCTCGTCCGGAGGCGCCGGCCTCACCTCCGCGGTGCTCCAGGGCTCGAAGATGCGCGAGCAGCAGGAGCTCAGCGTCCAGCAGGGCTTCGAGAAGCTCATCGGCAAGGACATCCCCCCCGCGCCGCAGATGAACCTGGCGCAGCCGGTGCCGGGCCAGCCGCTGCCGCTCGCCGTCTCCATCCAGGGCGCCAGCCCCCTGCCCGCCGACACGCGCTTCACCGTGACGGAGGGTGCCGAGGGCGCCGCCGAGGGCCTCACCTTCACCGGCCGCCAGGGCCCGTGGGAGGTCGTGAAGACGCTGAAGTGGCCGCGCGAGGGCTTCGAGCTCACGTACACCCTCCAGGTGCGCAACACCTCCGGCCAGCCGCAGAGCGGCGACCTCCAGGTGCACTACGGCCGCGCCATCGACCCCAACTTCGAGCACGCGCCCTCCTTCTTCGGAGGCGTGGGCAACCAGAGCCGCTCCGCGTGCTGGGTGGGCGAGGAGCTCCAGAAGATGGTGCCCGGCGACGACGCCCCCGACGCCGAGGACACCCGCGGCCCGGTGCACTACTTCGGCATCGACCAGCAGTACTTCCTCTCCGCGCTCTACCCGCTGGAGGGCCCCCGCCAGGGCTCCTGCACCCTCACCGCCACGCCCACCGCGCGCACGGTGACGGCGTCCTTCCCGCTCACGGTGGCCGCCGGCGAGACGGTGACGTTGCGCTTCGGCGGCTACCTGGGCCCCAAGGACCCGGACCTGCTCGGCGTGGTGCCCGGCGCCCCGCTGCGCCAGGCCGCCAGCCTGGGTGACACGGCCTTCCACCCGAGGCTCGAGGACACCATCGACTTCGGCATCTGGGCCGTCATCTGCAAAATCCTGCTGGCCGTCATGAAGTTCTTCCACGGCCTCACCGGCAACTGGGGCGTGGCCATCATCCTGCTCACGGTGGTGGTGAAGATGGTGCTGCTGCCGCTCACCTACCGCTCCATGGTCAGCATGGAAGAGGTGAAGAAGCTCCAGCCGCGCATGGAGGAGATTCGCAAGAAGCACGCGGACAACCGCGAGCAGCAGAACCTCGAAATCATGAAGCTGTACCAGGAGGCCAAGGTGAACCCGCTGGGCGGGTGCCTCCCGCTGCTCATCCAGATGCCCGTGTGGATTGCGCTCTTCACGGCGCTGCGCAACAGCTTCGACATCTACGGCGAGCCCTTCATCGGCCCCATCTGGCGCGACCTGACCTACAAGGACCCCACGTACCTGCTGCCGCTGGCGCTGGGCGTGTCCATGGTCATCACCCAGAAGATGCAGCCGCAGATGATGGATGCGACCCAGGCGAAAATCATGACCTGGTTCCTGCCCGTCATCTTCACGCTGACGCTGCTGCAGTACCCGGCGGGCCTGTCGCTCTACATCTTCACCAACAACATCCTCTCCATTGCCCAGCAGTACGGGCTGCGGAAGTGGCTGGACCGGAACAAGCCGCAGACGGGCGGCGGCACGCCAGCGGTGGCGGCGGCGGGAGGCAGACGCAAGTGA